The Paenibacillus sp. FSL H7-0357 nucleotide sequence GTCAGGTTCTTTGTTTTCTGCTGTTCCAGGAACTGGGCGCGTGCCAGCTTGTTGATGTTCATAGTGACGCCGATTTTGGCAAGCTCAGCCTGAATCAGTACGGCATCATCTTCCCAGTCGTCAAAGCCGGAGCCCAGGGTGAAGTCAAATTTAAACCCGTTCTCATAACCGGCTTCCTTCAGCAATTCCTTGGCTTTGTCCAGGTTATGCTCGTAGACGTAACCTGCATCGGTGAAGCCCGGAGTATTGCTGGCCACGGCGCTCTTCATCTGATTCGCCTGGCCGTACATGACACCGCTCAGCAGTTCATCATAAGGAATGGCATAATTGATCGCCTGGCGGACCTTCTCGTTGTCAAAAGGCTTCACTTTACTGTTCATCGCAAAGTAGAGAATCCGGTTGCTCGCGTTGGAGGCTACGGTCAGGTCAGTGTTGCTCTTCAGGGAGGATACATCCTTAGGCGGAATCTCAATCGCCATGTCTACATCACCTTTATCCAGCAGCAGCACCCGGTTGGAGGCCTCCTTGGTGAACTTCAGGGTCACCTTACCAAGTTTCGCAGCTCCCTGCCAGTAGTCCTCGTTAGGTGTGAACACTGCTTCCGTAGCCGGGTCCCATTTCTCCAGCTTGAACGGGCCGGAGCCGGCAGCATGGGTCTTGAGGTAATCGGCACCTTGCGCTTCCACCGTCTTCTGATCGACGACGGAGAAGGTGTACATGGCCAGTATTTGCAGGAAATTATGATTGGCATTAGTCAGGGTAATTTCAACTGTAGAATCATCTACGGCGGTTACGGTTTTGATCGCAGCCATCCCATAGAGAAAACTGCCGGAACTGGACTTGGCAACACGGTCAAAGGAATACACAACCGATGCTGCATCCACAGGATTGCCGCTCTGGAATTTCACTCCGGGCGTCAGTTTGAAGGTATAGACAGTATTGTCGCTCGAAGCCTCCCAGCTCTCGGCAAGCATGGGCTGAATATCTTCAGTGTTGGCGATATTCGCGCCATTTTCGGTCTTAATTCCGTAGGTAACCAGCTGATCGTATGCGGCAAGTACCAGTGTATCGGAGGTCAGGTCATTCGCTTCTGCCGGGTCCAGTGTTGTGCCGCCCTCGGAATAAGCTACGGTCAGGAATGGTTTGGCAGCCGCCGTCTCTCCTGTAGTTCCCGATGTCGCTGGTGAGGCAGCCGGTGTTTGCGGATTGGCGCTGGTTGCGCAACCAGCCAGCATAATTGAAAAAGCGATGAATGTGGACAGCAGCTTGACTCTTTTCATCAGTAATTCCTCCCTTTTCTATATCCTGCCTGCTAAAAAAACATATTGCTGCTTGTGATCATGCTCCGTGAGGGGCTGGATCTGCTTCCGAGGGTCTCGCCTGTCTGCAGCAGCCCTTCCGGCAGACTCTAATCTATATTTATCGGGCAACCTGCGGATGTGCAGCGGGACTTCCCTGCCTGCGCTCAGCTCTATTTGCCCGACCGCAACCGTGGATCAAGAACATCTCGTAAACCGTCGCCGAGCAGATTAAAGCCCAGAATCGAAGTGGCGATGGACAATCCCGGAAAAGTGACCAACCACCATTGACCGGAAATGATGTATTCCCTGCCCTCTGAGATCATCGCCCCCCACTCGGCAATCGGGGGTTTGACTCCAAGGCCGAGAAAGCTGAGACTGGATGCCGTCAGGATGGCGAAGCCCATTCCGAGGGTAGCCTGTACCATCAGCGGGGCCAGTGCATTGGGCAGAATGTGACGGTATAGGATCACCGAATTTTTTACACCGATCGCCCGGCTGGCTTCAACATACTCCTTCTCGCGGAGAGAGACGGTCTGGCCGAACATCAGCCGCGCGAACTCCGGAATACCGACGATTCCTACAGCGATCATTGCACTGGTTAAGCCTGCCCCGATGGAAGCGGCAATTGCCATGGACAGCACCAGTGAAGGGAAGGATAACAGGACATCCATCAAGCGCATAATGACCGTTCCGGTCTTTCCGCCGTAGTAGGCAGCAATTCCGCCCAGTGGTACGCCGATAAGAAAAGAAATCGCCACGGCAATCAGACCGGTCCAGATACTGATCCTTGCTCCGTACAGCACCCGGCTGAGAATATCCCGGCCGAAGTTGTCCGTTCCGAACCAGTGGCTTCCTGAAGGAGCCTGCAGTTTATTCGCCATATCAGTAATGTAAGGATCATGCGGAGCAATCCAGGGTGCAATGATGGCAATCACCGTCCAGATCAGAATAAAGATGAGGCCGATGGCAGCCAGACGGTTATGCAGAAGCAGCGTCAGTAATGTTTTGGGTTTCGGTGCAGCGGCGGGTTTGGCAGGGCTGCCCTGTGCTGAATGTGCTGCAGTGCTCAACAGAAATCTCCTCCT carries:
- a CDS encoding ABC transporter substrate-binding protein produces the protein MKRVKLLSTFIAFSIMLAGCATSANPQTPAASPATSGTTGETAAAKPFLTVAYSEGGTTLDPAEANDLTSDTLVLAAYDQLVTYGIKTENGANIANTEDIQPMLAESWEASSDNTVYTFKLTPGVKFQSGNPVDAASVVYSFDRVAKSSSGSFLYGMAAIKTVTAVDDSTVEITLTNANHNFLQILAMYTFSVVDQKTVEAQGADYLKTHAAGSGPFKLEKWDPATEAVFTPNEDYWQGAAKLGKVTLKFTKEASNRVLLLDKGDVDMAIEIPPKDVSSLKSNTDLTVASNASNRILYFAMNSKVKPFDNEKVRQAINYAIPYDELLSGVMYGQANQMKSAVASNTPGFTDAGYVYEHNLDKAKELLKEAGYENGFKFDFTLGSGFDDWEDDAVLIQAELAKIGVTMNINKLARAQFLEQQKTKNLTAYISKWTSFVNDPGYHLGFLMYGKGSSNYNNYQNAEVDKLWEQANTETDQAKRSELYQQAQEIITTEAPWAYLYEYNRIVGMSNKISGYAFYPDEVIRFYPLSVQE
- a CDS encoding ABC transporter permease; this encodes MSTAAHSAQGSPAKPAAAPKPKTLLTLLLHNRLAAIGLIFILIWTVIAIIAPWIAPHDPYITDMANKLQAPSGSHWFGTDNFGRDILSRVLYGARISIWTGLIAVAISFLIGVPLGGIAAYYGGKTGTVIMRLMDVLLSFPSLVLSMAIAASIGAGLTSAMIAVGIVGIPEFARLMFGQTVSLREKEYVEASRAIGVKNSVILYRHILPNALAPLMVQATLGMGFAILTASSLSFLGLGVKPPIAEWGAMISEGREYIISGQWWLVTFPGLSIATSILGFNLLGDGLRDVLDPRLRSGK